The Rissa tridactyla isolate bRisTri1 chromosome 6, bRisTri1.patW.cur.20221130, whole genome shotgun sequence DNA segment TTGTGCGGAGATAAGGGCTGCTGTTCCTCCTAGGAAACAGTGTCTTAGAAGCGGAAGGCTGCACTTCTTATCATTCAAGTATGTGCCATAAAGGGGTAAAAATAGGGACATTTAGGATAAGAAAGCTGAAACCAAGGCACCTGCTACCCACAGAAGGAAACTTGGGAATGAAATAAGAGTGAGAGTCTCTTCTGTTTTGAATACTGTGGATCTTCACTTACAGGAGTAAATAATTTCCCTGTAAAAGCCTCTGAGATTACTGATATGAGAAAAGGCTTACAGAACTTAGATTCCTGACTTTACTATGCAGGCTAAATTCCGTTTACTGAGGTTTACAGAAGTTGAAAATGTCAGAGTGGACTTAGAGAATTAGATTTCAATACCTATTAAACAGTTACAGAGCATCCCAAATCCCCGTTGAAAATTCTTCAGTTAATTAATCAATTAAACAGAAAAGTGGAAATAAGGTATTCAGATTGTATCCCTGTTGCCCAATAACGCATAGTTCATTCAACCTCACAATATTTTAATCCAGTATTCACTTTGCCATGATATATAATGCAGGCTATTTACAATGATTGCCATTCTTTAAAtgccagttttccttttaaacaagcagcaacaacaacaaccagCCCCATACCCTGCTCCAACCCTTGTTCACAAGGATTTTGATTTGCATCACTAATGTACAGATTtacacagagcagaaaaagggGGTATTCTTATTCTTAGTGATTTGCCTTGTATACTACCTGCAGCCACATTCTGCCACTTTCATCCCTTCGTAGTTATATATCAAAGTGGGCACACCAGCATCATCCTTATAAAGAATGGAGATTGAATCCAATTTGGTTGGAACACAACAGGCTTTGGAagctttttttgggttttggagaTGCACCAGAGTTTGGACAATAGCATGTTTTGTTGGGGTAACGTTATCTGTCAGAGGGAAGAAGCAACCTCCTTTACACTCAAAAGCCTCATAATCTTTTGGTGCAATGATCCAGGAATCCCAGCCAATCTCTTCGAAGTTCACATGGAGGGAAGTTCTCCGGCAGTGGTTGGCTCCAATGCTTCTCTTGCTTCTGGAAGAATGCTGGTGGGGCCCAGTGATGGCCTTTTCCTCTCGCTGTTCTTCCTCTTCAGACGAAGTGTTGTTCTTTCCTAATTTCTTTAGCACACTTTCTTGTTCATGAACAATCATATCCCGGAGCTCCACTTTGGTCTCTTTTGTCCCATTGCTGCGGTCATTGGAGAACACTATTAACAGGGGCAGATTTTTAGTGTCAGGTGTAACACTGATATCCAGCTTCCCACAAGTGAAACCACCCGGAGCCTTACTCTCTATAACAACCTCTAGCTTGTTTTTAGTCTTCAGTTTGTCTGCCCTGACCCATCTTTTCACAGCACTTGACACTTCAAACATCTCCCAGCCACACTCGTGGATATTGTGGGAGACAAGGAAAGATTTGGTACTTTCTGAGTTTTCCCAGTGGTCACCATCTAGAACATCGTAAATTACCATGTTGCCTTCCAGCCTAGAGAGAGACCCGACTTCCCTGTGACAGGAGATATAAATTCTCAGTTCAGCTCTGGTGATTTCCTCATATCGTGGAATAGAGATGTTGAAGAGCAAGATgtgtttctgaaatgcattttcttctggtgaagttaaagaaacaacatCTGCAATAGGAAATCAAAACATGTGGTTACAGTGCTTCTGACTGTCAAAGTAAGTTGCTTTTAAAAGACTCAGGATTTTAGGGGTGTAGAATAAAAGCACGTTTacccagcattaaaaaaaaaataaaaataataccgTCTTCTGGCCAAGTTTCAAGGGCAGGGAGTGAAAAGTGGAAATGGAGGTCCCTGTTGTTGGTAGTATTTTCACCAAGATTGCATGGTCAGGTGAGTATTTGGAGGGAAGTGTAAAGTGTCTGCCTAGAACAAGCTGTGGATGATGCTGGTCAGTACTAAGTACATAAATAAGGCATCTGGGAAGTGTTCAGATTTAGCAATTTCTAAAGATATTTTTGCACAAAGAATTCTTAAAAAACCCTATAAATTTCCTACTGTTATCATCATGCAACGGGATGAACAACCTTCCTAATACAGAGAAGTATACTACATATTTAAATGTCTCTAAGAACTAGCTGTGCTGAGGCTTTTGTTGTCTTCAGGTAATTTTGGAAGTAGCTTGGAATACTAGGAGTTTGGAGAAATAGAAACGTTTTTGAAAATCCTGAATTGAAGCTTCAGGGTCTGTCTAAACTGGGACTTGGTGATAAACAGCCTTTCATGCCCAAGTACCAGTCTGTTCCAAGTTGGACTCACTGAGCTTATGTGGATtttattttgggttgttttttttttctgcgagGTTATGTGCAGTACCGGAAACTCTGCCTTGGGAGGGGCAGATATTTGGCTGGAAGATCAGATTGGTAACGTTTAAAAGTCATCACTGACTGATTGATGTCTGATAGTCAATGTACGATAAGTACTCATTCATGATTGGGTTTTGGGGCAGTTTTAATTGGCTAATGTTGACACTTCTTCACAGTGTTTACCCACTGAAGCAGTCAGAGAGGGGAGTCAGATATGGAAACTATTATCTAGCTCATACTGTTaaggtttctttccatttcaggaCTAGGGGCACTAATTTGGGGATCTGAAGTTCTCCATAGTGCTATTATCTGTGTATGTCTGAATTTCATGTGAACAGAAGCTTCAATTCTGCCTCATTTTTATCATAAGGATTGCATTTACTTtgaacttttttactttttcttttgatggAGCTTTTAAAAGTCTACTTAATGTTACACAGACAGGGATCTTGTATTTTTTTAGTTTAGAAAAGCTTGACTACCGCTTTCCATATCAGTCTTCCCATCTAAACCAGAATTTGAGCACTACTGTTATTTGCTTGGATCCAGAGACATATTTCTTAGTTGGCTGCTGTGGTTTTTAAGTATGAGAAGAGCCCACCTGAAAGAAGAGCTCTCTAGTATGGATGTCTCAATTATAGATGACCAAAAGTTTGCATTCTAACATTAAAACTCAGTCCCAAATCTCTAGCTTTGAGAAACATGATTCATTTAGACCCTGTTATTCAGTGCATTATCTCAGTTGATGGGTTTGAGAAGGTAGTATTGTACAGTAAAAATGTCAAAGAAGAAAACTAAAGgtaactgaattattttaaagattgAAAGAAACTACAAAGCAAGATCACAATCCAaaattttaatctgtttcttttctaaagaatCTGTGGAAGTTGGGTGCCCAGTTCCCTCTGAATTTCAAAAGAATCTGTACTTCATTAAAGTACTTCATTAAAAATTCTAGTCCACCTATTTAGGACTTCTCCTACCTTCAGTACTGAAGCTCCTTACAATattggatgcagggatggaggacTTGTCTGCAGTATATCTGTTGTATAAATCAATCATGAACTGTGTTGGTTCTTCTTTGGTCTTCGCTTGTGAGGGGACTCTTGATAAATTCAAACTCCTTAGTAAATCTGTCTTCGTATTCTCCAGGAAAGATTTAAAGTTGAAATGAGTCTCATCTTCCACTTCCCCAGCATCATGAAAGTGTGCATCGGACTTTCCCATAGCTGATAACTTGCCCCAGTCTTCCAAAGGCTTGCCTCTTGTCAAACAGGCAATGATGTTGAAAACAGACAGTGCAGCTAATACTCCAAAATAATGCATTTCTTCTATATTTCCTTTCTGGTGAAGAGACAAGAGGACAAGGGTATTTTAACTGCTTAAAAACCTTGTTTCATTAGAGACAGAGGAAAGGAGATGGAAGGCAAACAACTGGAATGCCCTTTGCAAATCACTTTCTTGTGTTCTTTTTGCAGTCTGCCTCGAACCCCAGCCTCTTGTCAGTTGTCAAGCAGATTGGTTGTACACTTGCCCTTATCACAGTCATTGATGCCATGCTTCAGCTTCTGTTATCTAGCAAAGCTCTTAGTTAATGAAGATTCTATAAACATCTGACAAACACATGTGGCTGGTGGGAAGGACATTGTATATTGTAAAGAATCCACATTTCACTTTAGGGTCATCATTGCTTAATTACAGTCTTTTATCATTTCCTTGCCAACACAGAGAGGAGCTTTCTTAGGGACGTAGA contains these protein-coding regions:
- the GDF2 gene encoding growth/differentiation factor 2, whose product is MHYFGVLAALSVFNIIACLTRGKPLEDWGKLSAMGKSDAHFHDAGEVEDETHFNFKSFLENTKTDLLRSLNLSRVPSQAKTKEEPTQFMIDLYNRYTADKSSIPASNIVRSFSTEDVVSLTSPEENAFQKHILLFNISIPRYEEITRAELRIYISCHREVGSLSRLEGNMVIYDVLDGDHWENSESTKSFLVSHNIHECGWEMFEVSSAVKRWVRADKLKTKNKLEVVIESKAPGGFTCGKLDISVTPDTKNLPLLIVFSNDRSNGTKETKVELRDMIVHEQESVLKKLGKNNTSSEEEEQREEKAITGPHQHSSRSKRSIGANHCRRTSLHVNFEEIGWDSWIIAPKDYEAFECKGGCFFPLTDNVTPTKHAIVQTLVHLQNPKKASKACCVPTKLDSISILYKDDAGVPTLIYNYEGMKVAECGCR